Genomic segment of Panthera leo isolate Ple1 chromosome B2, P.leo_Ple1_pat1.1, whole genome shotgun sequence:
GCGTCCGATTCCCCGGCCAGGTCCCCACAGCTGTCAGGTCGATGGAGTCCAAGGATCGTCACATGCGATGTGTCGGGAACAGACCTGTCCTCCAGGAATGTGCCTTCTCTGAGCGTCCTGGGCCCTGCTGCCTGTCGGAACTGGGGCCCCACCCCTGCGTCTTGCTTCCCGGCTCGCCTCCCTACCTGCACCCCCACCTGGCcaggcctctctccccacctgggTTACTTTGGGGGCTGGCTCCCACCCTCCTGGCCATGCCCCCAATGCCATCATGTCACTCCTCCGCTCGGAAGGCCTCCTTGGGTCACGTCACAGTCCTCAGGGTAAATACGGTGGTCCTGCTGCCTCTGCAATGTCCCCGTGCCTGAGGGCCCCCTACACCTACACTCCAGCCATACCCGGGGTCCCTGGTCCTGCTAACTGATCCTCGTCATCTGTCCATGCCCAGAAAGCACTTCCTGCAAGAACCTTCTCGGCCCCCAGCTCTGGGCGCACCTTCCGTGAACGCACAGCCCTGAGCGACCCTCATCGCTGAGCTGCTGTGCCCCGTGTACCCCGCCAGGCCCACGGCACCGCGGGCGGCCTCTGGGCGTCTCTCAGGCCCTGCACCTGCACCCAGCGCTTGCGTATGGCAGATGAAACTGATAGAtgaatgtgaaaaggaaaaagaccaGGACCTCGAGGAGAATTTAGTCCATGTTACTCGGAGGAACAAAAGCGTCTTGTCTTGTGAGAGCATGCCCGCCTGTGCCCGCCCCAGGCTCTGCCTCCTCATCGGGTTTTCTTGAACTCCTGGACCGAGCTCCTCCCTCAGGCTTCATAGGGCACCTTGCTCAAGCCCACCGTGATGTGTCCCAAGTCGTCTCGAAAACAAGTCTGTCATCTAtccgtgtctgtctgtctgtctaccaTTTATTTGTCTATCATCTCTTACTTATCTGCATCTACCTATCCatctctgtccatctgtccatcatcATTATTCTTGTTACCGCTGTTACAAACCATCATCTGTTTAaagcctgtgttctcctctgagAGTCCTAGCAAAAAAGTGATGGTGCTTGGCTCATTCTGAACCCACAGTGTCTCAGAAAAGCAGATAATCACTGTTTGTTTGCCGGGTGCCGCTCGACAAACACACTCCTGCTCCTCACATCGTTTAGGGGCTGCCGTGGCGGAGAGGACTTGTATGTGACGCGCATCCTCTGAAGGGGTGTGGCCAAGACCTGCAGGTGAAATCCAGGAACTGCGTGGCTGTCAGCGGTCTCCAGAACCGGAACGTTCCTCAGGGAGAGCGTCCCACCAGGACCATGGGGCCTGCTGGAAACAGTCCAGAATGTGACGGAAGGATGACCCAGGTGACCTTGAAAATGTCCTCCAAAACTGAGGAGGAGCCCCTCGCTGGCGGGAGAAGGGGTGTCTCCTGCCACGCCGGGGCTGGCCACCGCCACGTCCGCTCCTGCCAGTCCTCCTGGCCTCGCACCCCTAGGCCTGCCGGGTGAGCCGCTCTCAGGACACCGCCCTGCCGGGGGCGGAGCGCGGGGCCAGAGGAGCGCCCACTGACACCGCGGTAGCTGACACAGCACTTTACAGTTTGTCTGGCCCTCTCTGTTGGCCTGTGAGGGAGGGCACACGGGACACTTGGCTGGATTTCCCGCTGAGGCAACAAGCTCAGGAAGGCGTGAGTCGCCGGTGGGGCCCCGGCCTCGGGGGGCCCCCGGACGGCTCTCCGGCAGCACTTGGGGCAGCAcctgtgccctcctccccagcctcgcACCCGGGCCTGACCTTTCCGGAACGGGAGGATCCGACATCCGTCAGGTCAGGTGTTCACAGGTTCTGGCCGTGTTCAGTGCCCTCGCCGAGAGGCCGGCTTCTGGGAGCCCGGGCTTCCTGTGTTCAGACCGCCGGGCTTGGCCCTGGGGGGCAGCTGTGGTTGTTCAGCCGGCGATAAAAAGGGGAAACAATGGGGGGAAGTGCCCAGTGACCTGCTTTCTTTCTTAGTTATCACTGAGAAAATACTCTCCGACACCGCGGGGAATGCCCGGGGAGGCCGCCGCAGGGAGGCGGGCCGGGGACGCCCGCTCCGCCCCGGGCCAGGTCACCGGCCGGCCTCACGCACCGAGCCTGCTCTGCGCTGGGAGCCGTCCAGACGGGCCCGGACGGGAGGCGGTTGTGCGGGAGAGTTGGGCTCGAAGTCAGTGGAGCACGCGGGTTTCATCTCCGGGACCGTGCAAACGCTTTGCTCGTCTCCCGGAAGGCCACGTTTCTGTTCTCCCATCCAGACAGCTTCCTAGAGCCCCACTCAATGTGCCCACAGACCCTGGGGACTTGGTGGCCCTGCCCTTTCTCAGGCACCTGATGGACACCCGGCCCCCCTCCCTCCGGCCGCCGCGTGTTGTCCCACGAGGCTCCGCAGGTGCAGCACTCCCTGGGCCCGGGGCAGTTCACGTGGCACAGCCAGAGCCTGGCCTCCAGCTCCGGGCCGACCAGCCGGTCGCTCTCCCTGGTGCTGCCTGGGCGCTGGCATGCCACCCAGCCCGGGGCCCGGGTCTGCCTGGCGCCGGGCTTCCAGGGGCTTGCGCTCACCGTGTGCCAACGTGGACGCGCAGGGAGGGCCTGGAGGGTCCTCCAGTGTGTGTGCAGGTGACGGTGATGAGGCGAGGGGGCCGGAGGGGCCGTGCCAGCCGCTTGCTTCACTGGCCCGGCTCAGGGGTTTCTCCGTCTCCCGGGCAACATGGGCGGCTCGGTTTCACCGTGTTTAGGGTAAAATCGGGCTCCTCCCAGGCCCGCAAAGTCCCAAGGGCAGCCCCGTTCCCTTCCAGCTGAGGCGACGGCCCTCAGCCTTGTCTGCGGCCGGGACACCGGAGCTCGTCCCATCCCGGGTCTTGGCGGGAGCCGCCCTGCGCGGCTGCTCTGACGGCGCCAGCGGCTCTATGCTCACTGGGTCCTGGCCCTCGCGCCACCTCATTGGCCTCAGCAGGCCCCGCTGTCCGTGGCAAGTCTGGTGTGTCCTGTATTTATTTCCCCCAACAACCACTTCCTGTGATCTGAGCGACCTCGTTTGCTTCTCGCCTGTCTGCTCGACCAGAGCCAGGCTCCTCGAGAAGGAGGAGTCCCTGAGGTCCCGTGCCTTGCTCTGTCCCCGCCCCCGGACCCCAGGCACAGAGTGAATGGCACAGGAGGTATTCGGAAGTGAGCCGGCGATTCGGGAGTACTCGCGGGTCTGGAGTTTGGGGGccggtgtggggggagggggagggtggacaGGAGGACCCCTGACCTCCCTCTGCAGCGGGAAGACCTAGTTCTGCACCGTCACTGTGCAGTCTGGGTGCAGCGGCCGCTGGGTCAGGGCACAGAGCACTCGGGCCCCGGAGCTGAGAGCACGCTGGCCGTGCCTCGATGGCTCTGGGCTCCTCGGCTCCTGTCACGGCACACTCCTCGAGTCCCCAGTGAATGCCAGGGCCGTGTGACCTCCTCCAGGACAAGGAGAGCTCCCATGCAGCTCTGGGTGACCCGGGAGCAGTTGCTGAGTGAAGAGCAACCAGACAGACCCACAAAGCATCTCACACCACAGCAGACGTCACAGTGGCGCTGGCAGGACAAGCGTGTCCCAGCCACATCCAGCTCATTCTTCCTCCTTCCAGTCTGGCTCTGGGAAGGGGGGATTCCTGCATCCCAGAAGGTCACAAAAGTGCTCCTCGAGGGGCGTGAGGACAGAGCTCTGGTGCCTGGCGGTCCCAGCCCCTTCCTGTCACCCCGTGCATGTGCAGCCGGAAGGGTGCGTGTGCTTAGGGCCCCAGCTGCTGACCTGAAACAGGGAGGTGCCCGGGCAGCCTGGCCCTCTGGCAGCAACGTCTTCCCCGGCCCGTGGCTGCAGGACACGCTGTAATCTTCCCACAAATGCCACGCTGTGGACGGCCCGGCAAGGAGCCGTGAGTCGCGGCCCCTGGGAGCTGAGGGCCGTCCCCATGGAGACGGGGGACGGAGGAGGGAGCCCCAGTTCCATGACCCAGGGAGGGGAACCTGCAGGGAGCAGTGTGGCTTCAGCCCGGGGAGACCCTGGTGGGAATCCCGCCCCACGGGTCCCGGCTTCCGCTGTGggaagctggggcagggggcagggcctcCTCTGtgtcgcccccaccccccgcttccgGGGGCGAGAGGGCAATTTTGCCACTGCCCAGGGCATGCCGGGGGCCAGCAGGTAGCAGGGGCGCCGGGTGGCCCACACACGTGCCCTTTGCTCTGTTCCATCAGCGACTTGCTGAATAAGGACAGGACGGGGTGCTGGGCCACACACCCTGAGCACACGGTGCTCTCCTCACCAGGCACGGCTGAAAACGTGCGTGTTTGTTAGCAGCTTGAGCCAGTTTGCAATTTATCTTGGTTTGAACCCAAACAGGCTGCAGACCAAGACAAACAGTCTTTGATGTAATCAACGTATGACTCAGGCCCTTTGCAGGACGGTTCCTGTgttgaggaaacaaaaaaaaaggccttgAAAAGTTGCCAGTGGAAAAGCGTGTGTCACAACCGAAGGTCTCCACACCCTGCCCCGGGCAGCCCACGGTGTGGACGTCCGTGTCCCCCCGGGCAGCCCGCGGTGTGGACGTCCGTGTCCCCCCGGGGCAGCCCGCGGTGTGGACGTCTGTGTCCCCCCGGGCAGCCTGTGGTGTGGAGGTCCGTGTCCCCCCGGGCAGCCCGCGGTGTGGAGGTCTGTGTCCCCCTGGGCAGCCCGCGGTGTGGACGTCTGTGTCCCCCCGGGGCAGCCCGTGGTGTGGACGTCCGTGTCCCCCCGGGCAGCCCGCGGTGTGGAGGTCTGTGTCCCCCTGGGCAGCCCGCGGTGTGGACGTCCGTGTCCCCCCGGGGCAGCCCGCGGTGTGGACGTCCGTGTCCCCCCGGGCAGCCCGCGGTGTGGAGGTCTGTGTCCCCCTGGGCAGCCCGTGGTGTGGACGTCCGTGTCCCCCCGGGCAGCCCGCGGTGTGGAGGTCTGTGTCCCCCTGGGCAGCCCGCGGTGTGGACGTCCGTGTCCCCCCTGGGCAGCCCGCGGTGTGGACGTCCGTGTCCCCCCGGGGCAGCCCGCGGTGTGGACGTCCGTGTCCCCCCGGGCAGCCCGTGGTGTGGAGGTCCGTGTCCCCCTGGGCAGCCCGCGGTGTGGAGGTCTGTGTCCCCCCGGGGCAGCCCGCGGTGTGGACGTCCGTGTCCCCCCGGGCAGCCCGCGGTGTGGAGGTCTGTGTCCCCCCGGGGCAGCCCGTGGTGTGGACGTCCGTGTCCCCCCGGGCAGCCCGCGGTGTGGAGGTCTGTGTCCCCCTGGGCAGCCCGCGGTGTGGACGTCCGTGTCCCCCCTGGGCAGCCCGCGGTGTGGACGTCCGTGTCCCCCCGGGGCAGCCCGCGGTGTGGACGTCCGTGTCCCCCCGGGCAGCCCGTGGTGTGGAGGTCCGTGTCCCCCCGGGGCAGCCCGCGGTGTGGAGGTCTGTGTCCCCCCGGGGCAGCCCGCGGTGTGGACGTCCGTGTCCCCCCGGGCAGCCCGCGGTGTGGACGTCCGTGTCCCCCCGGGGCAGCCCGCGGTGTGGACGTCCGTGTCCCCCCGGGCAGCCCGCGGTGTGGACGTCCGTGTCCCCCCGGGGCAGCCCGCGGTGTGGACGTCCGTGTCCCCCCGGGCAGCCCGCGGTGTGGAGGTCTGTGTCCCCCTGGGCAGCCCGTGGTGTGGACGTCCGTGTCCCCCCGGGCAGCCCGCGGTGTGGAGGTCTGTGTCCCCCTGGGCAGCCCGCGGTGTGGACGTCCGTGTCCCCCCTGGGCAGCCCGCGGTGTGGACGTCCGTGTCCCCCCGGGGCAGCCCGCGGTGTGGACGTCCGTGTCCCCCCGGGCAGCCCGTGGTGTGGAGGTCCGTGTCCCCCTGGGCAGCCCGCGGTGTGGAGGTCTGTGTCCCCCCGGGGCAGCCCGCGGTGTGGACGTCCGTGTCCCCCCGGGCAGCCCGCGGTGTGGAGGTCTGTGTCCCCCCGGGGCAGCCCGTGGTGTGGACGTCTGTGTCCCCCCGGGCAGCCCGCGGTGTGGAGGTCTGTGTCCCCCTGGGCAGCCCGCGGTGTGGACGTCCGTGTCCCCCCTGGGCAGCCCGCGGTGTGGACGTCCGTGTCCCCCCGGGGCAGCCCGCGGTGTGGACGTCCGTGTCCCCCCGGGCAGCCCGTGGTGTGGAGGTCCGTGTCCCCCTGGGCAGCCCGCGGTGTGGAGGTCTGTGTCCCCCCGGGGCAGCCCGCGGTGTGGACGTCCGTGTCCCCCCGGGCAGCCCGCGGTGTGGACGTCCGTGTCCCCCCGGGGCAGCCCGCGGTGTGGACGTCCGTGTCCCCCCGGGCAGCCCGCGGTGTGGACGTCCGTGTCCCCCCGGGGCAGCCCGCGGTGTGGACGTCCGTGTCCCCCCGGGCAGCCCGCGGTGTGGAGGTCTGTGTCCCCCTGGGCAGCCCGCGGTGTGGAGGTCCGTGTCCCCCCGGGCAGCCCGCGGTGTGGACGTCCGTGTCCCCCCGGGGCAGCCCGCGGTGTGGAGGTCCGTGTCCCCCCGGAGCAGCCCGCGGTGTGGAGGTCCGTGTCCCCCCGGGACAGCCCACGGTGTGGACGTCCGTGCTCATCCTGGGCAGCTCTGGTGTGGACGTCTGTCTACATGCCTCGGGCTGCAGGAAGCATGTCTTTGTCAGTCACTGTTGTCAGGAGGTGGTCTGCACCCACGTGTTGCCTGGAGCTCACGCATTCAGGGCAACATGAGGCAGGTTGGAACCGGGTTAGAGCCCCTTCATATGTGAGGCcagagcctcccaggtgtcctgCCCTCACACACAGCAGCGTCCCCGTGGCTCAGGTTCCTCCGTCCCCAAGCACACCCTGAAACCATTCTGATGGGCTCTTTTCTTCTAGTGAcaggacatttctttctttcctgcacaGGCCGAGCAATTTGAAACCCCCAAAGATGTGCGGTGCCCTGAGTCTGTGGGGAGCAGAGCCCCGGGCTCGGCCTGGGTCGTGGCTCCTCCAGCGAGGGCCCTGCGGCTCGAGGCACTGAGACCTTGGGAGGACTTCTCCTGGAGCTGCGTGTGTGCGGGCTGCCCTCCGGGTCGTTGTGCTGCAGGGCTGACGGGTCCCGTGTGTGGGGAGAGGATGTGCTCCCAGCACACCCCGTCCAGCCCAGCTCAGAGCCACCGGAAGGAAGGCCAGCCTGGGAAGACGCTGGCGTGACAGTCCTGGGGCCACCACCAGCCGCTGCTTGATTCTCCCCTCGGCTGTGGATTCAGGCCTGCCTTCCAGCCCTTTCCGAGTGCCGGCAACTTTCCCAGGTGTTAGACACGTCCTGGTTGATGAGCAGCCCCTTTCTCCCGAGCAAAGGGTCCAGTTGGAGAGACAGATGTGAAGCCAGGGGACGTGCAGGGTCGTCTAAGTGTCGGCCAGGACAGGTGCAGGTGGGCGGCTTGGACCCTGGATTGGTGCTTGTCTCTGTAACAAAGAGGGAAATTTGCTGCAGAAAACGCACCTCGCCTGCACCTTGGCGGCCTGGGAGGCCGCGAGGAGTGGAATCCCTGAAAGCATGTGCCGCAGGCTCGGACTCCAGGGCCGAAAGTCCTTCTTCTCAGCAGAGAAGACACCCCACAAAGCTGTGTGCTGCTCGTAAGCATCTGACAGGCAAAGTGAGGTTTCCAGACAGAACTTGCCTGAGCTTGAACCGTTGGAAGAATCTAGGTCAACTACTTCATGGAAAGTTTGGTGCCTAAAAAATGGGTTTGCCCACCCCCTGTACAAAGAGTACTGTCATCCTGCCCCGACCTGACAGCGACGACGCTGAGTGCTGGGCATCCACCACCACACCGGTCCCCACCGTGGccgggaggaaggcaggggacGCTCCGGCCGTGGCCTGTGTTATGAGACGCCTTTCTTGGTGGAAACTGCACCCAGGGAGATAGTGTCCCTGCCCACAACCGGGACCTGACGTTCTTGGGAATCTGCCAGGACCCGATGTGGGGCCCGGTCTATTGGGGCCCCGTCACAGCGAGGCCCCACTGGCTCCCACAAGCCCTGCTCCGACATGAGTCTCTGAGGCCCCTGCAAATGCAGAGCCCTGGGCCTCACCGGAAGG
This window contains:
- the LOC122219236 gene encoding uncharacterized protein LOC122219236 isoform X1, with protein sequence MAQPGGHVSQPSRGVMAVGDSAGKAPRETWGGISHRAAGPTSTISRLPALSPARHVQMSPWAADRFQHAQQAVLTQGCADPAVLHSEVPTAVRSMESKDRHMRCVGNRPVLQECAFSERPGPCCLSELGPHPCVLLPGSPPYLHPHLARPLSPPGLLWGLAPTLLAMPPMPSCHSSARKASLGHVTVLRKALPARTFSAPSSGRTFRERTALSDPHR